One Deltaproteobacteria bacterium genomic window carries:
- a CDS encoding branched-chain amino acid ABC transporter permease produces MGLLGFYLRKLYTVFKGEVLVLPSRVVVLLFFFVLLFLPLVTQDPYLLRILILTSIFAIFAASWDLLSGFTGQMNFGHALFFGVAAYTAALLNLHAHLPPWGSIPLGALAAVLAGLVIGIPCLRLKGTYLALTTLAFPIILMGIVFAIPQFTGGELGISGLDRLSGSRITDYYITVVTMLALGTIMWKITHSNTGLIFHAIREDELAVRTAGINTTRYKLLAFCLSGFFAGISGGLYAHFMRIAGPANLEVTMSFTVVIWAIFGGVVTIYGPIGAVFILFPLLEFFRFWPEIRMLMFALVILLILLYMPNGLLPWVRDKIETECPRCKIRNVATRKTCRICTAQLD; encoded by the coding sequence ATGGGGCTACTGGGTTTCTATCTGAGAAAGCTTTATACCGTTTTTAAGGGGGAGGTACTCGTCCTCCCCAGCCGGGTGGTTGTTCTTCTTTTCTTTTTCGTTCTCCTCTTCTTGCCCTTGGTTACTCAGGATCCTTACCTGCTGCGTATCCTGATTTTGACCAGCATTTTCGCCATTTTCGCGGCCAGCTGGGATCTCCTGTCCGGTTTTACCGGCCAGATGAATTTCGGACACGCCCTCTTCTTTGGCGTGGCTGCATACACTGCCGCTCTTTTGAATCTGCACGCTCACCTACCTCCCTGGGGCAGTATCCCTCTGGGTGCACTGGCTGCGGTTTTAGCCGGTCTGGTTATCGGCATTCCCTGCCTCAGGCTCAAAGGGACTTACTTAGCCCTGACTACCTTAGCCTTCCCAATTATCCTGATGGGCATTGTCTTCGCCATCCCTCAGTTCACGGGAGGTGAGTTGGGAATCTCCGGCCTGGATCGTCTTTCCGGGTCCCGCATCACTGATTACTATATTACGGTAGTGACCATGCTGGCCCTGGGCACAATCATGTGGAAGATAACCCACTCGAATACCGGCCTTATTTTCCACGCCATTAGGGAAGATGAGTTGGCCGTGAGGACTGCGGGCATCAATACTACCCGTTATAAGCTTCTGGCCTTTTGCCTCAGTGGTTTTTTTGCCGGGATATCCGGGGGGCTCTACGCCCATTTTATGAGGATAGCCGGCCCCGCCAACCTGGAAGTCACCATGTCCTTCACTGTTGTAATTTGGGCAATATTCGGCGGGGTAGTCACTATATATGGGCCCATCGGAGCCGTCTTTATCCTCTTTCCCTTGCTGGAGTTTTTCCGCTTTTGGCCCGAGATTCGCATGCTGATGTTCGCGCTTGTCATCCTGTTAATCCTTCTCTACATGCCGAACGGCCTTCTCCCCTGGGTACGCGACAAGATCGAAACGGAGTGTCCCAGGTGCAAAATCAGAAACGTGGCCACCCGAAAGACCTGCCGCATTTGTACAGCGCAGTTAGATTAG